A single Mastomys coucha isolate ucsf_1 chromosome X, UCSF_Mcou_1, whole genome shotgun sequence DNA region contains:
- the Emd gene encoding emerin, protein MDDYAVLSDTELAAVLRQYNIPHGPIVGSTRKLYEKKIFEYETRRRRLSPPNSSSSSFSYRFSDLDSASVDSDMYDLPKKEDALLYQSKDYNDDFYEESYLTTRTYGEPESVGMSKSFRQPGTSLVDADTFHHQVRDDIFSSSEEEGKDRERPIYGQDSAYQSVAHYRPISNVSRSSLGLYYPTSSTSSVSSSSSSPSSWLTRRAIRPEKQAPAAALGQDRQVPLWGQLLLFLVFAAFLLFVYYSIQAEEGNPFWMDP, encoded by the exons ATGGACGACTATGCAGTTTTGTCTGATACTGAGCTGGCCGCAGTGCTACGCCAGTACAACATCCCGCATGGGCCTATTGTGG GCTCCACTCGCAAGCTCTACGAAAAGAAAATCTTCGAGTATGAGACCCGGAGAAGGAGACTCTCGCCCCCCAACTCGTCATCGTCTTCGTTTTCCTATCGGTTCTCAG ACTTGGATTCAGCCTCTGTCGACTCAGACATGTATGATCTGCCCAAAAAAGAAGATGCCTTACTTTACCAGAGCAAGG ACTATAACGATGACTTCTATGAGGAGAGTTATTTGACCACCAGGACATATGGGGAGCCTGAGTCTGTGGGCATGTCCAAGAGCTTCCGCCAGCCGGGGACCTCACTTGTAGATGCTGATACTTTCCATCACCAG GTGCGTGatgacattttctcttcttcagaaGAGGAAGGCAAAGATAG GGAGCGTCCCATCTATGGCCAAGACAGTGCCTACCAGAGCGTCGCACACTACCGCCCCATTTCCAATGTCTCCAGGAGCTCCCTGGGCTTATATTATCCTACATCCTCCACCTCTTCTGtgtcctcctcttcatcttctcccTCTTCATGGCTTACTCGACGTGCCATTCGGCCAGAAAAGCAGGCCCCTGCTGCTGCTCTGGGCCAGGATCGCCAGGTCCCACTCTGGGGCCAGCTGTTACTCTTCCTGGTCTTTGCTGCCTTTCTGCTCTTTGTTTACTATTCCATACAAGCTGAAGAAGGCAACCCCTTCTGGATGGATCCCTAA